The nucleotide sequence GTCGCCATGGCCCTCAAGTATTTCCTGGCGGCTCTTGTTGGGCTTTTGCCGTATATCGCCGACGAGGTCCAGGGAGCAATCACGTATCCGGACTGCGAAAATGGACCCCTGTCTACAAACATTGTCTGCGACCAGGCTGCCACCccggccgaaagggctgcggGGCTCGTCGATATTATGGAGCTTGATGAGAAGCTGGAGAATCTGGTCAAGTATGTCTGCTCTGCTTTCGGTTCCTAGTCTTGGTAAAGCAAAAGCTGCCCCAGGTTCTACCGATTTTAACATTCCCCACCCGCAGCAAATCTCCGGGTGCACCGAGGATAGGGCTTCCGGCGTATGAGTGGTGGTCCGAGGCCCTGCACGGTGTGGCCAAATCGCCCGGCGTGACCTTCAACAAGTCATCCGGCGCGGCCTTCTCCTCTGCCACGTCCTTCTCCAACCCCATCGTTCTCTCAGCCGCATTTGACGACGAGCTGGTCGAGGCGGTGGCGACGCAAATCAGCACTGAGGCCAGGGCGTTTAGCAACGCCGGCTTGGCCGGGCTGGACTGGTGGACGCCCAACATCAACCCGTACAAGGACCCGCGATGGGGCCGCGGTATGGAGACGCCGGGCGAGGACGCACTCCGCATCTCGAAGTACGTCAAGGCCCTCCTCCGGGGCCTTGAGGGCAGTGACCCGACGACCAGGAAGATGGTTGCCAACTGCAAGCATTACGCAGCCAACGACCTCGAGAGGTGGAACGGCGTGACGCGCTACAACTTTGACGCCCCCGTGACGCTGCAGGACCTGTCAGAGTACTACCTGCCGGCTTTCAAACAGTGCGCCAGGGACAGCAACGTCGGATCGTTCATGTGTGCGTACAATGCCATGTCGATCAAGGGCAAGGACCTCTCCTGGAACGGGACGCCGGTGTGCGCAAGCAAGTATCTGATGAATGACATCCTGAGGGAGCATTGGGGGTGGAAGGAGCACAACAATTGGATCACGAGCGATTGCAACGCTGTTTTGCGTAAGCTCTTCCGCTCTCAAGCTGGGCTGTACAACTTTAGCGGAAGATCAAGTTTGCTAACAGGAACAACATAGACATGTGGAACCAGCACCACTGGTCAGACACCCGTGAAGAGGCTGCAGGCTCCGCCTACACTGCCGGGACCGACACTGTGTGCGAGGTGTCAAACTATGACAAGACCGCTGTCAAGGGAGCCTTTGACAGGGGGCTTCTTGACGAAGATGTCGTCGACCGGGCCCTCAAGCGTCTATACGAGGGCCTCGTCCGGGCGGGCTACTTTGATGGTCCGGACGCTCCATACCGCAACATCACGTGGGCAGACGTCAACACTCCTGAGGCGAGAAAGTTGGCGCACAGGTCTGCTGTCGAGGGAATGGTGCTTACCAAGAATAATGGAGTTTTGCCCATCAAACTGGAGGAATTGCAGAAGAAAGGCAAGACCGTGGCGCTGATTGGCAACTGGGTGGATAATGGAGAGCAGATGCTTGGGACGTACAGTGGAATTGCGCCATTCAGGAACACGCCGCTCGCTGCTGCCAAAGCGCTCAACCTCAAGATGGTCACGGCAGGTGGACCGGTCAATCAGAGTACAGGGAGCCGCGACAGCTGGACAAGGCCCGCCTTGAATGCGGCCATACAGGCGGATGTTGTTCTGTACTTTGGCGGGATTGATCTCTCCGTTGAGGCCGAGGACAGAGACAGGTACTCACTAGCATGGCCTAGCGCTCAAGCCAAGCTGCTTTCGGATATTTCTGCCCTCGGCAAGCCAACGGTAGTCGTACAGCTAGGAACAATGCTCGACGACACGGCGCTGTTGGACAACAAGAACATCTCCGCCATCATCTGGGCAGGTTATCCCGGCCAGGACGGCGGAACTGCCGCGTTCGACATCATCACCGGCAAGACCGCTCCATCGGGCCGCCTTCCAGTAACACAATACCCCGCCAAGTATGCAAACCAGGTGCCCATGACCGACATGGAAGTCCGCCCGTCCAAGGATACCAAGGGGGGCGCGGCTAGCAACCCAGGGAGAACATACCGGTGGTACGACGAGGCCGTCCACCCGTTCGGGTTCGGGCTGCACTTCACGAACTTCACCACCTCTGTCGCCGTGTCCTCCTCATCCGCCATCTCCACATCAGACCTCGAGTCCGGCTGCAAGAGCGAGAAGCACATCGACAAGTGTTCGTTCCCATCGTCGCTCGAAGTCTCCGTCACCAACGACGGCAAGTCAACCACCTCGTCCTACGCCGCACTGGCGTTCGTGCGGGGTGAGTACGGGCCCAAACCCTACCCACTCAAGACGCTGGTTGCGTATGGCAAGCTGCACGACATCGCACCGGGGCAGACTAAGAAGGTGAAGCTCGAGTTGACGCTGGGTGACCTCGCCAGAACTGCGGAGAATGGGGACCTGGTGTTGTATCCAGGCAAGTATGAGGTGCTGGTGGACGTGCCGACCGCTGCCAAGGCAAGCTTTGAGATTCGTGGCGGCGAGCTTGTTCTTGATCGGTTCCCGCAGCCAAAGGATGATTAGATACCGAAAGGGGCGGCCTTCATGGTGGAGGTGGAAGCTTTGGGTTGGGAATAGGAAATGTTTCGCAGAGGAGCATGGTTTTGCGGTTCTCGAAAAGTCTGTTTAAGGAAGGCGCATATATGTCTGAACTTTTCTCACTGGTCAAAAATGAGGTTTAAATTTGGACGTCTTAATGAGGGCTCACGTGAAGGTGGGCTTTCTGTTGGCGAAAGTAACCCTTTATCTTTTGTGCCGACATTCAGGGACCTGATTACTCTTTAAAGGGCACTTGGATCCATCTGGGACTGACCTAGATAGAGATGACCTCATCAGTTAGCATGAATGCACTAGTAAGGCAGCCGCCCCTGTCTGAGGATGGAAGGCACTCGCCCAACAGCAGGCGGCGACTTCCCAATTGATATAATTCCGTTCGTATCCCTGGCCCCACTTCAGCCCAGCAGCACCAGACAAAGCGGTAGCTCGCTCACTCCAGAACCAACGTGGATGTCGGCCAGAGTCCGCAGCAACCTGGATCACAACCGTCCACAACCGTCGAGCAAACCATGccccaagaccaagacgattAGAGCTTTACAGTTGCCAGAAAAGACACTCCAACTGGATATGCCACAACAGTCAAGTCCAAAAGGAAACATGGCGGGGCCTACTGGCGGAGGAGCCATAAACCAAAATGCATCAAAGATTGTGAGTCTTTTGTTCTTCGGGCATCTCCCATAGTCTTTGATGTATACTGAAGCTGACAAAAACTTTCAACTCAACGAAACAGAACAAATCTACGGCCTTGGCAGCGCTTGGAGACAATGAAGTAGACCATGTCCAGGCCCAGCAAGAACAGACTGGAATGGCTGAGGATATCCGCTCGCTTGCAAGCGGCGGTTGTGCCGATGGCGTTGGCAAATCCCACATTGAAAGGGCCATGGACAGTGATGAAAGTTTGCTGCGAGACAAAGCATCCGAGAAAACCGCAGAGGAGAGATCTGTGTGGCGACCCCAGTCTCCAGGCATGTTGACAGCAGCCATGCGAGCTCCCTGGAATATGGACTTGGTGAAAGCGTCACGACTATCCAAAGGTATGCTTTTCCCCGAGCATAGTTCCAACTACAACAATCAACAAGAGACTGGCCAGCCGTGCGCTTTGGAAAACGTCAGGCTGACAAAGCCTAGCGCAATGGCTCCAGGCTCACGAAGCGATCCTCCTTCAATGTGGCTTTCTCGTCTGTCTCGATGGCCATGCCAACGAACCCCGAGATGCTTTTCATCCTATCACACCCAAAGGTGGTGCGAGCACAATTCCTCCAGAGTTCACCGGGGTCCGAGAGCTTCACGAATACCTGACAAAACAATCCATGCCCTTGGCTGTTCGAAAACTCTGCCAGAAAGCCTCACCTAGCTTATATGCTGCCGCTTATCCTGTCGACGCTTTAGGATTGCCCACGCAGCCCAGTCTACCTGACGTTGATGATATCGACAGTCCAGAGGCGATCATCCACTTGCAAGTCCCCTTTGTCGCACTTGCCTTGGTGCTACAGCATCATGTCAAGGTTATACACGCCGAACTGAGTTTCGAACTTGACCCGATCCCAGGCCCTGACAAATGTGCCAAAACTATCAGTACCCGCAGAGGTCCCCACAGACCCAAGAAAACGAAGCCCATCGTGGAGAAAATCACTGTGCCGGCTGTACCCGATGTTGCAGAGGACATGAAGATGGGAAGGGAGCGAAGGAAGCCTACGCCAAAGTCTGTCGCCACTAcacttttggatttggaGCAGGCAAGGAAGTTGGTCCCGATAAAAGACCTTCTAGAGACCACAGAGAAAGGAACAGACTATGCCTCCTTTCTCAAAATTGCCAAAAGCAGTCTTGTATCAACAGGCCGCCAGGTACACATAACCGTGAACGAGTCCCAGGGGCAAAAGAACACGAGAAAAGCTAAAGAAAGGATATATCTGACCAAGATGGCAGAAAGACTAGTTGAGATGTGGTTCCAGGACAAAGAAGAGTTTTTCAGAAAGGAGAGCCGGCTTCTTAACGGTAAGACCGAAAAGGCGGCCCGCAACAGAGAACCGGCTGCCAGAAACGCCGAGGTGGCTGGCCCAAGTCGCAGGGAGGAGCATACCCTTCGCAGGCTTGCGGAGTCTCAAGATTGGTTGGAAAGATCGGTAGGGTCGGATGGTTTAGAGAGCCGCATCAGGAACCTCGATGAGCTGCGCCACGACCTTCTTTCGGGCTACGAGAAAGCCGCGGAGCTTGATGAGGAATTGAGAACGCTCAAGGACTTGCAGGCAAAGCGAGAAAAGGAGAACCAGAAGGCTTTTCAAAGAGCCCAGGAGCTCGAAGCAGAGTTGTCCAGGTTGAGGGAACTGAGGACCAGTGCTTTTCAAGACGATGAAGGCGCCACCAGCAGAGATCTTGATCATAACGAATTGGAAACGAAAACCGCTGCATCTTATTCTTCGGCGACTCGGCGGGCTCACAAAGGAGAGTCCTCCACCCAAATGAATAAGAGAAAGACCGAAGACACTCAAGTGGCACCCGCTGTTCCCCGTGATAGACTGAACCCCCATAAAAGGGCCCGATACGAGCCCAATCCTCGCGGTCCTGAAGAAACGTCATCCATCACAAGCCGACGGAGTATTTTTCACGATAGCCAGTTATTGCAACACGGTGCTCACATTGCAAGCTTGGCTCCTCCCGTCAGGTATGACCAACCTTTGGACTATTCGCTCGTTAGTCCCACCAGGTCAAATTCTGAAGGCAGCTCGCGGAGCGGCCTAGGAGGCCATGTTGAGCGGCAACATATTGGACCAGACCATAATAGTTTCCGACAGCATCTAAACCAAGAGAGCCAGCTTGGGGTACCACAGGCTCACGTCCGTCGGCGTCAGTAAGCACCTTGGGGTTTCCAGCAGTTTACTGTGCCGGTCTTGTACCCAAATTAAAATATGACCAATTCAGCCCCTTTCCCTCTACAGGCCCCTGAAGGCTCCAAGAGCCAGCCACAGGGTTCCTTTCAGCATCACTTGAGGCAGCAGAGATCAGAGCATCAATGGACTGAGGATGTTCTGAGGTTGTTAGttattgttttctttttctctcaaaGTGGATTCCAAGAGTGCAGGGAAGAACTCCTTTATCATGGCCTCAAAACCTTCAAATGTATACTTGTTTCGCGTAGCTGAAATGTTTAAGTGCCTTTCAATCCTAGGCAGCAGCATAGTATCTCTCAAGGTCAACTCCTATGAAACTTTAATGCCAGTCTTGTTTCAATTTCTATCTACCTGAGCAATAACCGATTCCAACCTTTCGCCGAGGTCCAATATCTTCTCTCAAAGCCCCAAGTATGTTTTGAACGCGTCCTAGCCCGCGGATGATAGGTCTGGATGCGAAAGCGCAAGCCAGACACTCCTAGAAATGCCAGTAGATGCGCAAAATCACCGCAGACAACTGGTCACCAATTAAATTTCCCAAACTTTTCATCAAAAGATCCAGTTTAGGCTGGCCCTGATAACTGACCTTTTTTCACAAGACCAAGACTAGAAGAGATGTGAAATAAAGAGAAGAACGCGGCTCAGTAAAGAAGAGATGAACAAACAAATCAACATTTGACCATTGCCCTCATAAGTGGTCACCCATGTACTGCAGTCAGCATGTATCACAGACTAAGCAGTGCCCTGGTCCTAGGCCTAGAGATCGGATAGAAAGACAAAACATCATGTGGCAACGGGACAAGACGAGCGCGCGAGGAAGCGGGCTTCCACAGCGATGTGCCCAGATTGCTCTCATTGTGCTCATAAAGCTGATGATGACCTGCGCTATCGCCCTACTCATCAACCATTCAAAGCCTCGTCTTGTTCCATCGGGGTAAATGCAGAGTGCGAATAGGGTTGGAAATTGTCCACCGCGCCAGTGGCGCCATAGGCAAACTCGTCAACTGCAGTGTCGTCGTATTCTTCATGGCCAAACTGTGAGTCGACCCTGTCCTCGTCGGCCATATCATCAGCTGTCGCAGGTTGCATTGTTTGACATTGCTGTTGTTTTTGGGCTGCACGCTGATGGTTGCGGTTGCGATGGTAAACAAAGTCACTGGCAAGGTCGATAGCACCTTGGACAATTCGAGATAGGTTCTCCGGTTGGAAGGTGTGCTGGTCGCCGTTTTTGGCGCGCTGATGGGTCAGCTCGCGGGTGAAGCCGTGGATGAACTGGTGAATCATTTTATACTCGATGGACTTGTCAGAGAAACGCAGGGCGTGTAGGAGAATTGTGAACGTGTCCCTATTGAGATCTTGGGCTAGTTCAGGGAAGAGACTCTGGTTTTAAGGGTTATGTAGAAGTTAGTCCATGTGTTTACACTTGGATGAAAGAAATAGCGGGGTGATTTGACTGTGAAAATTAGTCGATAACTTACAGAAAAGTCAGAGAGCATTGGCTCTACAACGGCATTGATATCCACGCCAGGAGCTGGCGGGCTCAGGCGAAGCTGGAGAATCGTACTGGACGAGTTGGAAGGGTTGAGAAGCTGATCAAGCATGGAGGTGGTGTATTTGATGACATTGACGTTGCTTTTGCTATGGCGGTCCATTTTGGATACCAGTGAAACAATTTCGCGGCCCATGGGGGTAAAGAGTTCCCCTGCTGTATAGCCTGTATCATACTTCCTGGGTATCTTTGTAGAGGAAACCCGAATGTTCTGCATGTACTCGGGGTTTAATCGACCCATAtgatgctgttgctgttgctgtagcGTCTGGTGCGTTGGCTGGTCGTAGAATGGGTTTGCCTGCTGGTAGTCCTGCTGCCGAGCATGCTGCTGTTTCAAGGCAGGTTGCGGGAAGAGCTGGACTGGTGGCCCACCAAGATGGCTAGCCAATTGACGGCGTGGCTGGGGATAATGAGGGTGTTGCCCCCaagactgctgctgccgagCCTTTCGAGCCTCATTGCCGCGCTGAATCCTGTTCTCTTCTAACTCTTTTCGCTCCAGCGATCTGAGCGCAGCCTCGTCATTGAGCTGATCTATGTCCTGTGTCTGTGGTAAATTCGCGACTGGGCGCATCGGCGTCGGACTGACCATTGCGGCTGAAAGATATGGGTTGGCGGCACGAAGTGTTGAGGTTGAGGAGACATGATGAGTATGATCGTTCGCGATATTACTGGGGACTGCAGTCTGGCCATTTCCGGCTCCTAGTATGGAGTCCGGTGTGCCTGGAAGAGCAGAAAGGGGGTAGCTGTTATTGATAATGCCAAGCTGCTCGGCTAGGAAATTAGTGGTCTGAGTCTCTTTGGCCAGTCTACCTACTTGCTGGTCCACTTCATTACCAGGACCGGCGCCATCGTTGTCATCCAGCTCAGTTTGAGGTGGCACTTTGGACTTGGCTGTGTCTTTGCCTTTTGTGGCCGTTGAGGATGATGGAGTGGCAACCTTCGacttcttttgcttctttgaaTTTGCAGAAGTTTCACTGCTTGTCTTCGACTGCGCCGTCGAGCCGTCAGTATCTGCATGTTTTCGCTTGGTGCCTTGATTTCCTTTGCTGGACTTGACTGCAGCTGTTTGTGGCGGATCGGCCTTGTCGGACTTGGGGGCACGAGATCTTTTGGTAGCACTCTTGCTACTAGTTGCTGCTGCAGGGGCCTTCACAGGTACCATTGCCTTCAGAGCCCTCACCACACCATCTCGGCCATCTTTTTCCATGGCTTCCCGGAGTTTGTTCAATGTTTCCTTTAAAAAGACGCGGCGCTCGCCCACTCCTTTGGTATCATCTTTGCGGAAAGcacggaaaaagaaaacgttaTCCTGGTTGACATTTCCCGAAATGCATGTTCCCGAAGTGTTGTCTCTGTTGCTGAGTTTCAGCAGGGACATGTTCTTGCCCTTGAGATTGACCACAACTCGCAAGGCGCTCTCATCTTTCGGAAGGATACGTATCTCTTCATCGGTCGAACTGGCCACAGTCAGATCACGTCGATGCTTCTTGCCCTGCAatttgggctttttcttcttggtaTCTTTGCTTTTGTCATCGTTTGCGTCTGCCGTGGCGTCGTCAGCAGGCGATTCAGTCAGCGATTCTATGGTCTCATCGCTTGGGGTCATGCCGATCCAAAGGAAGCCATGGACGCCAAGGTGATCAGGAGTCTGGTGAAGCTCTTCGGGTGTTGGCTCGAGGCCGGGAACCTTTTGCGCGTTCTCGCTCCCTGATGCAGCGTTCACCTTGGTCGCAACGGTGAGAATAGTGCCTCGTGTCCATTTGGCCTCCACGCCATGGCAGTAGGCATCGGCATTGTGACTGAAGGCAAAGTAATCGAGGCGGTCAACGTCTGCTGGCCTTTGAACCACAACCTGTTTTGCCtgggcagcttggggtgCAGGACTGTGAACTGAGGCTGAGGTGgctactgggggcggctgtTGGTCATTCTCAACAGGCTCGCTGCTTGGGGCTGTGGTGGGATTGATATTGTCGATAGCTTCAGTTGCAGGAAGTAGAAATTGACGGAGAGACACTTCTAGGGGGTCGGTCTCGGTAGATGGATGAGACAAACTAGACAGGCTTGGATCGGCGGATTCCGCCATGGTTGTGCTGGTACTTGTGCGGatttaggtaggtatcttAACGGCGACAAAAGGTTAACCCTTTGTTTAAAGGCGAGTAAAGAAAGTGCATATAGAACGAATTCAGTAGCACAAGGCAGATATCTGAGAATGGGAGGCCAGGGCGTGGGGAAGAGAGTTGAAAGGTAACTTGACCAAACCCGTATGTTGTCCTGATAAGTTGGGGTAATAATGGGAAGAGATTTGAATGACTGACCAACACAGACCGCAGTACACTTAGGTCTGGGGAGATTGATGTTGAGCAGTGAATGGTAGTTGCTACAGCTTGCCTCAAGATCCCAGGCTTGTTTGCCAGAGATGGGGGAAAATGTGAAATTGTGAAGTGGGGCAAAATAAAACTGATCGAGAAGGTACGAAGGCGGTTGATGATCGACCTTTGAGGAAAGCGCGTAGAATTTCACTCACCTTTCCCTGACTTTCAAAGTGGCTGATGGAAATAGAAAACACAGCTGGGAGAGCTTTTCCCCGGACCAAGCTTCTGCTTCTTCTGCCTTGACACTTGTCACTCGCGAGATGCACGAATAACTTGGACGGGATTGCTAGACGTGTGACCAAAGGATTGCTTTTGGCACTTTGAAATTCTAGCTTCTTTTCGGGTTTTAGGTACTTGGGTTTCTTGGGTTAGATATGAAGATTCAACAATGGAGTTGGATCGAGGTCAACTTCATGGGTCCCACGTGACATAACGTGCCCATTTCTGTCTAGTTCTGATGCCAAGACGACAATTTATGCCTGCTTCCCGCAAAATGAGGGGTGCGTTTGTCTCATAATCCTGTAGTGATCATTGCGGCCTTTTGGAACAGCGTGTCTAGGAATGAAACAGGAGACCGCAGGTACAATTCCTGAGTTCACATTTTCACAATACCCATCATTTATAACAAACCCACCAGGTTGACGCCTTGATTGTCTTCCAATAAGTCCCCCGAGATGTACTGCAACGTTTGCATCGCAGCATTTCGCGATCGTGCAGACGGCTTCTTGGAGTTTGGCACGCAAATATCCATTGCCCATCACAAAACATTCCAGTCTTTGAAAGCCTCGTCCGCCGTGGGCTGCGTGATCTGCCACTATCTCTGGCGTGATCTAGTGGTTGACGCATCTTTCTCTGAATGGGTCGAAAGCCGAATAAAGACAGAGTTGGACCAGACTCCTGTATGCACAAAGATTGACTCACATGATCCGGAATCTGCCGAGAGCGAGCTGTCCAACTATGCCACCAACATCTTGTTGTTTAAGGCGGATGAGGGCGACGAAAAATTGGACGTCAAAGTGAAATTGAATTACATACCAAGGAATACAGAACCAAATGTCGCTTCCAATTATGGCATCTTCTTCCTAGATCCTGTTAGTGGTGAGTATTTATCTATATTGACGGATAGTCAATCCAACACTCAATCAGCTCATTAGGGACTTTGGCTAAAGGCTTTCTTGTATTGTCAAATTTTTTGTCTTCCCTACCAGATAAGACAAGCAAATATAGGGTCTCTGGGGATTGTACTTGGAGTGAATCTAGCATTCAAAAGGCAAAGGTCTGGATGGAAGATTGTATCAACAACCACAAAGCATGTGGCAAGCCAGATACTGGTAATTGGGCGCCTACTCGTGTGCTTGATCTGTACTCTTACGGTGGCGGCGATGGAAACATCCAGTTGGTTATTCCTGCCGAGGAATGCAAAGACGCTTTAGGGCCGTATGCAGCTCTCAGCTACATATGGGGTGGCCAGCAATCCATACGACTGAGCAGCGACACGATTGCATCCTTTCGTCAAGGTATCAGCGGGACTCTGTTACCCAAAACATTCCGAGAAGCAATCCAGGTGTGCCAGCACTTTTCCATCCGGTACCTTTGGATAGACGCATTGTGCATCCTTCAGGACAGCCACGAGGACTGGCTTTCAGAGGCAGCAAAGATGGACAAGGTGTACGCTCACAGCCACCTCACCATCGCGGCCGCAGCGTCACACAATCCGGCAGATGGTCTCTTCCGCCATCGTGACCCGGTCTTTGTCAGCCCTGCAGATAACCCCATCGCCGTGGACATCACTGGCGTCTACGAATACTGGTCGGATGACGAGGTGTTTAGAGATCAGGGCTCGTCGCACGGCCAGCAAAAGCTGGCGATGTTTTATGCAGTCCCCAAAGACGACGGGATCCTTCGCAGTCCCCTCACTCAGCGTGGGTGGTGCCTGCAAGAGAGGCTTCTCTCGCCGAGACTTCTGGGGTTTGGGCAGGACCAAATCTACTGGGAATGCACGCAAACCTCTGCAGTCGAGACGGGATGTCCAGCGCGGACATGGCCAAAAACAGCCACGCCAGACTTGAAGGCACGGTTTCGCAACCCTGGCGACGGTTCTTTCCTCGAGATGGAAGATCAAGGCAAAAGGGATCCTTATCTCCTCTGGGGAGAAATAGTCGAGATGTACTGCAGGACTCGGCTGACAAAGCAGACGGATCGCCTCGTTGCCCTATCGGGTCTTGTGAAGGCATATTCTACCTACATAAACGATATATACGTCGGTGGAATGTGGAAAAGAAGCCTGGAAAGCGAGCTCATGTGGTTCAAGGAGCATGGTATTGGGGAGGCAGCCTCGAGCACGGACTACATCTGCCCCTCGTTTCTCTGGGCGTCCGCATCTCTTCCCTGCAACCTCGGTATCGAACCGAGGGTGAAACCCCGGTACCCCCTACTGTTTGATGTTGTTGACCTGCAGTTGGTTTACGCCACAAAAGACGCGACAGGCGGTGTGACCGGCGGCCACATGGACGTCAGAGGCACGGTGGTGGAGGTTAGACTTTCTGCTGGGACATACAAGGGCTGGGATGCCATCGATTTGATGGACCGTGCGGGGAGGCCGATCCAGGCTCCTACAGAGAAGAACCATGTGTACTTTTTCTACCCGGACCGCATGCTCACAGTCGGCGCGGGAGAAGAAAACGCCCGGCCCTTTTACCTGCTTCTCGGTGGGGAGTTTTTCGAGTATTACGACGATGATCCCGCAGCACCCGGGGAAAGGTCCGGCGCAAAGGCGGCACGTCAGGCCAACCGGCACTGCAGCTGGATCCTCCTGGAAGCAGTGGAGAATCAGCGCGGAGTCTATCGACGGCTGGGTATGCTGCACACTACCCAGGGCTTTTGGGAAAAGGACGGAGAGGAAATCGACTCTTCATGGCACGTGGTTCACCTTAGTAGTCTGGGTGACGAAGTGCCCAATCGTGGTAGGGAAGGAGACAAGTACATCATCCGCATTGTGTGATTTGGTAGCTCTTTGGGGGTTCGATAGAGGAGACGGTTCTAGACAGCTGGCAGTATAGAGATTTCAAGACATTCGTTCAGGAATTTACTTTGCAACGTCAAATATTATATTGCGTTGAGTGAAAGAATTCAAAATTTGGTAGCATTCTAATGTCAGTCATTACAATTCTTGCACAATAAACAAGGCAGCATTACTCTGCAGCTCAAAGAATGCATGGCGTTGGAGGAGAGTATATTTCTGGCGAATGATGGCCGATCTATTGGCAGTCTAGTTGAAATGAGTATTGATTAACAAGCTCTACAATAGACTTTACAACTCAATCAAAGTCGTTGGTACTGTCTAGGTAACCAAGGCAAGGTACCACCTACCTCACAAGGCAAGTAGCTAAGGCACTCACAGTCTCTTCCTTGTGAAATCTTGCATACCTTTGTTGGCACGAATCTCACAAAGCTTACCACATCTATATGAGAGCCGTCACTTGAAATGAGACTTTATTTTAATGCCATCTTCAAAAATAAGAGCAAGATTACGGT is from Pyricularia oryzae 70-15 chromosome 2, whole genome shotgun sequence and encodes:
- a CDS encoding beta-xylosidase, whose protein sequence is MKEDDRLLGEHKDHGGDSKGAGAHASDAPGRRFKSQHWRSSGHRLRRFAKYVIVAMALKYFLAALVGLLPYIADEVQGAITYPDCENGPLSTNIVCDQAATPAERAAGLVDIMELDEKLENLVNKSPGAPRIGLPAYEWWSEALHGVAKSPGVTFNKSSGAAFSSATSFSNPIVLSAAFDDELVEAVATQISTEARAFSNAGLAGLDWWTPNINPYKDPRWGRGMETPGEDALRISKYVKALLRGLEGSDPTTRKMVANCKHYAANDLERWNGVTRYNFDAPVTLQDLSEYYLPAFKQCARDSNVGSFMCAYNAMSIKGKDLSWNGTPVCASKYLMNDILREHWGWKEHNNWITSDCNAVLHMWNQHHWSDTREEAAGSAYTAGTDTVCEVSNYDKTAVKGAFDRGLLDEDVVDRALKRLYEGLVRAGYFDGPDAPYRNITWADVNTPEARKLAHRSAVEGMVLTKNNGVLPIKLEELQKKGKTVALIGNWVDNGEQMLGTYSGIAPFRNTPLAAAKALNLKMVTAGGPVNQSTGSRDSWTRPALNAAIQADVVLYFGGIDLSVEAEDRDRYSLAWPSAQAKLLSDISALGKPTVVVQLGTMLDDTALLDNKNISAIIWAGYPGQDGGTAAFDIITGKTAPSGRLPVTQYPAKYANQVPMTDMEVRPSKDTKGGAASNPGRTYRWYDEAVHPFGFGLHFTNFTTSVAVSSSSAISTSDLESGCKSEKHIDKCSFPSSLEVSVTNDGKSTTSSYAALAFVRGEYGPKPYPLKTLVAYGKLHDIAPGQTKKVKLELTLGDLARTAENGDLVLYPGKYEVLVDVPTAAKASFEIRGGELVLDRFPQPKDD